In one window of Azotobacter salinestris DNA:
- a CDS encoding MaoC family dehydratase: MSQVTNVPYGDLEVGQKASYSKTVEEKDIQLFAALSGDHNPVHLDPEFAARSPYKERIAHGMFSGALISAAVACTMPGPGTIYLGQTMQFTRAVKLGDTLTVRLEILEKLPKFRVRIATRVYNQHDELVVDGEAEILAPRRQQTVELTQLPPISIG, from the coding sequence ATGAGCCAGGTTACCAACGTTCCCTACGGCGATCTCGAAGTTGGCCAGAAGGCCAGCTACAGCAAGACCGTGGAGGAAAAGGACATCCAGCTGTTCGCCGCCCTCTCCGGCGACCACAACCCGGTACACCTGGACCCCGAGTTCGCCGCACGCAGCCCGTACAAGGAGCGTATCGCCCACGGCATGTTCAGCGGCGCGCTGATCAGCGCCGCGGTGGCCTGCACCATGCCCGGCCCGGGCACCATCTACCTCGGCCAGACCATGCAGTTCACCCGCGCGGTGAAGCTCGGCGACACCCTCACCGTGCGCCTGGAAATCCTCGAGAAGCTGCCCAAGTTCCGCGTGCGCATCGCCACCCGCGTCTACAACCAGCATGACGAGCTGGTGGTCGACGGCGAGGCGGAAATCCTCGCTCCGCGCCGTCAGCAGACCGTCGAACTGACCCAGCTGCCGCCGATCAGCATCGGCTGA
- the codA gene encoding cytosine deaminase, producing MKIVNARLRGREGLHRIELDGARIAAIAAQPAPADAGGDELDATGNLVVPPFVEPHIHLDATLTAGEPAWNMSGTLFEGIERWAERKALVTHEDTKTRAKKAIDMLVEHGIQHVRTHVDVTDPTLAALKAMLKVREETRQLIDLQIVAFPQEGIESYKGGRELMAEAIALGADVVGGIPHFENTREQGVSSIKFLMDLAERTGCLVDVHCDETDDPQSRFLEVLAEEARVRDMGERVTASHTTAMGSWDNAYCSKLFRLLKLSRINFVSCPTESIHLQGRFDTYPKRRGLTRVAELDRAGLNVCFGQDSIVDPWYPLGNGNILRILEAGLHICHMLGYADLQRALDLITGHSARTLHLGERYGLEVGRPANLLILSAASDYEMLRSQGHALVSIRHGEVLMRRTPARIERYS from the coding sequence ATGAAGATCGTCAATGCCCGCCTGCGCGGCCGTGAAGGCCTCCACCGCATCGAACTGGACGGCGCGCGCATCGCCGCCATAGCCGCGCAACCGGCGCCGGCCGACGCCGGCGGCGACGAGCTGGACGCCACCGGCAACCTGGTGGTGCCGCCCTTCGTCGAGCCGCATATCCACCTGGATGCCACCCTCACCGCCGGCGAACCGGCGTGGAACATGAGCGGCACCCTGTTCGAGGGCATCGAGCGCTGGGCCGAGCGCAAGGCGCTGGTCACCCACGAGGACACCAAGACCCGGGCGAAGAAGGCCATCGACATGCTGGTCGAGCACGGCATCCAGCACGTCCGCACCCATGTCGACGTCACCGACCCGACGCTGGCCGCGCTCAAGGCGATGCTCAAGGTGCGCGAGGAAACCCGCCAGTTGATCGACCTGCAGATCGTCGCCTTCCCCCAGGAGGGCATCGAGTCCTACAAGGGCGGCCGCGAGCTGATGGCCGAGGCGATCGCCCTGGGCGCCGACGTGGTCGGCGGCATCCCGCACTTCGAGAACACCCGCGAACAGGGGGTCAGCTCGATCAAATTCCTCATGGACCTGGCCGAGCGCACCGGCTGCCTGGTCGACGTGCACTGCGACGAGACCGACGACCCGCAGTCGCGCTTTCTCGAGGTGCTCGCCGAGGAGGCGCGGGTGCGCGACATGGGCGAGCGGGTCACCGCCAGCCACACCACGGCCATGGGCTCCTGGGACAACGCCTACTGCTCCAAGCTGTTCCGCCTGCTGAAGCTGTCGCGGATCAACTTCGTCTCCTGCCCGACCGAGAGCATCCATCTGCAGGGGCGCTTCGACACCTATCCCAAGCGCCGCGGCCTGACCCGGGTCGCCGAACTGGACCGTGCCGGGCTGAACGTCTGCTTCGGCCAGGACTCCATCGTCGATCCCTGGTACCCGCTGGGCAACGGCAACATCCTGCGCATCCTCGAGGCCGGCCTGCACATCTGCCACATGCTCGGCTACGCCGACCTGCAGCGCGCCCTCGACCTGATCACCGGGCACAGCGCCAGGACGCTGCACCTGGGCGAGCGCTACGGTCTGGAGGTGGGGCGACCTGCCAACCTTCTGATCCTCTCGGCGGCCAGCGACTACGAGATGCTGCGCAGCCAGGGTCACGCCCTGGTCTCCATCCGTCACGGGGAAGTGCTGATGCGCCGCACGCCGGCGCGGATAGAGCGCTATAGCTGA
- the ccoM gene encoding cytochrome c oxidase subunit CcoM, which yields MFFDEVVLAGIAVVAGAVIFAGGFGYFIWKDAQKRK from the coding sequence ATGTTTTTCGATGAAGTGGTCTTGGCAGGAATAGCGGTTGTGGCAGGTGCAGTCATTTTCGCTGGCGGATTCGGTTATTTCATCTGGAAGGACGCGCAAAAACGCAAGTAA
- a CDS encoding sugar phosphate isomerase/epimerase family protein produces the protein MSERILSLAALTVLELSPPEMVEVAARAGYSHVGLRLVPATAEEHHFPLVADAGLRRQTLARLRDTGIQVFDIEILRLKPEANVAEFEPILAAGAELGACAVLVAGNDPDEARLTDNFAAFCDLAAGFGLYPHLEFMPWTDARDLAQAMRIMENAGRVNGCVLVDAFHFDRSGSRLEDLARLDPARIRYAQLCDVAGPRPDDMEEILRQARNERRFPGDGDCDLSGLLRTLPANLPLSLEIPTRQLLEQGVGALERARIAIDKTRSLLALL, from the coding sequence ATGAGCGAACGCATCCTTTCCCTGGCCGCCCTGACCGTGCTCGAACTGTCCCCGCCCGAGATGGTGGAGGTGGCTGCCCGCGCCGGCTACAGCCACGTCGGCCTGCGCCTGGTGCCGGCCACCGCCGAGGAGCACCACTTCCCGCTGGTCGCCGATGCCGGCCTGCGCCGGCAGACCCTGGCGCGCCTGCGCGATACCGGCATCCAGGTATTCGACATCGAGATCCTGCGCCTCAAGCCGGAGGCCAACGTCGCCGAGTTCGAGCCGATCCTCGCCGCCGGCGCCGAACTGGGTGCCTGCGCGGTGCTGGTGGCCGGCAACGACCCCGACGAGGCGCGATTGACCGACAACTTCGCGGCCTTCTGCGACCTCGCGGCCGGCTTCGGACTTTATCCGCACCTGGAGTTCATGCCCTGGACCGACGCCCGGGACCTGGCCCAGGCCATGCGCATCATGGAGAACGCCGGGCGCGTCAACGGCTGCGTGCTGGTCGACGCCTTCCACTTCGACCGCTCCGGATCGCGCCTGGAAGACTTGGCACGGCTCGATCCGGCACGCATCCGCTATGCCCAGCTGTGCGATGTGGCCGGGCCGCGCCCGGACGACATGGAGGAAATCCTGCGTCAGGCACGCAACGAGCGACGCTTCCCCGGTGACGGCGACTGCGATCTGTCCGGCCTGCTGCGCACCCTGCCGGCGAACCTGCCGCTCAGTCTGGAAATTCCCACCCGCCAGTTGCTCGAACAGGGCGTCGGTGCCCTCGAGCGCGCCAGGATCGCCATCGACAAGACCCGCAGCCTGCTGGCGCTGCTCTGA
- a CDS encoding Gfo/Idh/MocA family protein → MTEPLRIALIGAGVMGCQHHQHLEDLPEARLCAVADPGPQAAAFAAGCAVPHFADHRQMLAEVRPQAAIVANPNSLHVGTALECIAAGVPVLLEKPVGVHLDEVRELVAAAAGAGVPVLVGHHRRHNPLIVRARELIRSGSLGRLTTVTALWQLQKPDSYFDTPWRREPGAGMLLTNLIHDLDLLRHLCGEVSEVQAITGNGVRGFANEDSAAVLLRFANGALGTLTGSDAVTAPWSWELDSGENPIYPRQADQPCYLLAGTRGALSIPQLWRWHYAEPGAGWHQPLLQTLEAFQPGEALRLQLQHFVRVARGEVVPLVDAVDAGNTLALIEAIREAAETGRACSPHVISAP, encoded by the coding sequence TTGACCGAGCCGCTTCGCATCGCCCTGATCGGTGCCGGCGTCATGGGATGCCAGCATCACCAGCATCTCGAGGACCTGCCCGAGGCCCGGCTCTGCGCCGTGGCCGATCCGGGCCCGCAGGCCGCGGCCTTCGCCGCCGGATGCGCGGTGCCGCATTTCGCCGACCACCGGCAGATGCTCGCCGAGGTCCGCCCGCAGGCAGCCATCGTCGCCAACCCCAACAGCCTGCACGTCGGCACGGCGCTGGAGTGCATCGCCGCCGGCGTGCCGGTGCTGTTGGAGAAGCCGGTCGGCGTGCACCTGGACGAGGTTCGTGAGCTGGTCGCCGCCGCCGCGGGGGCCGGCGTGCCGGTGCTGGTCGGCCACCACCGCCGGCACAACCCGCTGATCGTCCGCGCCCGCGAACTGATCCGCAGCGGCAGCCTCGGCCGGCTGACCACGGTCACCGCGCTGTGGCAGCTGCAGAAGCCGGACAGCTATTTCGACACCCCTTGGCGGCGCGAGCCGGGCGCCGGGATGCTGCTGACCAACCTGATCCACGACCTCGACCTGCTGCGCCACCTGTGCGGCGAAGTCAGCGAGGTGCAGGCGATCACCGGCAACGGCGTGCGCGGCTTCGCCAACGAGGACAGCGCGGCGGTGCTGCTGCGCTTCGCCAACGGCGCCCTCGGCACCCTGACCGGCTCCGATGCGGTGACCGCGCCCTGGAGCTGGGAGCTGGATTCCGGCGAAAACCCGATCTATCCGCGTCAGGCCGACCAGCCCTGTTACCTGCTGGCCGGCACCCGCGGCGCGCTGAGCATCCCGCAGCTTTGGCGCTGGCACTACGCCGAGCCCGGCGCCGGCTGGCACCAGCCGCTGCTGCAGACCCTGGAGGCCTTCCAGCCGGGCGAGGCCCTGCGCCTGCAGTTGCAGCACTTCGTCCGGGTCGCCCGCGGCGAGGTGGTGCCGCTGGTCGATGCCGTCGATGCCGGCAACACCCTGGCGCTGATCGAAGCCATCCGCGAGGCCGCCGAAACCGGTCGCGCCTGCTCGCCCCACGTCATTTCCGCACCCTGA
- a CDS encoding IclR family transcriptional regulator, whose amino-acid sequence MAGSQIERALSLLESLTADPGGVPLQNLADRLHIPKSATHRMLADLIRLGYVRQDPQTSRYQLSTKLVALGFRYLANSGADLVQPILDRLAEETGELVRLGVIDGERLTWIAKSQGARSGLRYDPDMGRDAPLSSTASGHAWLASMSDAEALARVAQQKPIDCAELGPNAPRTEAELLERLRLAREHGYAWVVESSAVGTAAMAAVVRHPRNHHPIGVLSLAGPSARLGEARMRQLAPRLLAASEELSEASQASELFS is encoded by the coding sequence ATGGCTGGCAGTCAAATCGAACGCGCGCTGAGTCTTCTGGAAAGTTTGACCGCCGATCCCGGTGGAGTCCCCCTGCAGAACCTGGCCGACCGGCTGCACATCCCCAAGAGCGCCACCCACCGCATGCTCGCCGACCTGATTCGCCTGGGCTACGTGCGCCAGGACCCGCAGACCAGCCGCTACCAGCTGTCCACCAAGCTGGTGGCGCTGGGCTTCCGCTACCTGGCCAACAGCGGCGCCGACCTGGTCCAGCCGATCCTCGACCGTCTGGCCGAGGAAACCGGCGAACTGGTGCGCCTGGGGGTGATCGACGGCGAGCGCCTGACCTGGATCGCCAAGTCGCAGGGCGCCCGCAGCGGGCTGCGCTACGACCCGGACATGGGCCGCGACGCGCCGCTATCCTCCACCGCCTCCGGGCATGCCTGGCTGGCCAGCATGAGCGACGCGGAGGCGCTGGCCCGCGTGGCGCAGCAGAAGCCAATCGACTGTGCCGAACTGGGCCCCAACGCGCCGCGCACCGAGGCGGAACTGCTCGAACGCCTGCGTCTGGCCCGCGAACACGGCTACGCCTGGGTGGTGGAAAGCTCGGCGGTCGGCACCGCGGCCATGGCCGCCGTGGTCCGCCACCCGCGCAATCATCACCCCATTGGCGTGCTCAGCCTCGCCGGTCCCAGCGCGCGTCTCGGCGAAGCGCGCATGCGCCAGCTGGCGCCGCGGCTACTGGCGGCCAGCGAAGAGCTGTCCGAAGCCAGCCAGGCCTCCGAGCTGTTCTCCTGA
- a CDS encoding tripartite tricarboxylate transporter TctB family protein — protein sequence MRKHPEKLLAGELGFAWLLLALAGGVAMLAYRIAGFSGISSPGAFPLGISAILLLSAGCILAHALRKQPSGADGWLAAARQFCRQHFPRRILVFTALAVAYLASIQWASFYVSTCAFLLLSVLYLQGGRPLVALLTSALAVGLIYLLFSLAFSVYLP from the coding sequence ATGCGAAAACATCCCGAAAAACTGCTGGCCGGCGAGCTCGGCTTCGCCTGGCTGCTACTGGCCCTGGCCGGCGGCGTGGCCATGCTGGCCTACCGGATCGCCGGCTTCAGCGGCATCAGCTCGCCGGGGGCCTTTCCCCTCGGCATCAGCGCGATCCTGCTGCTGTCGGCCGGCTGCATCCTCGCCCATGCCCTGCGCAAGCAGCCGTCCGGCGCCGACGGCTGGCTCGCCGCCGCACGGCAGTTCTGCCGGCAGCATTTTCCCCGGCGCATCCTGGTCTTCACCGCGCTGGCGGTGGCCTATCTGGCCAGCATCCAGTGGGCCAGCTTCTACGTCAGCACCTGCGCCTTCCTGCTGCTGTCGGTCCTCTACCTGCAGGGCGGCCGGCCGCTGGTCGCACTGCTCACCAGCGCCCTGGCGGTGGGTCTGATCTACCTGCTGTTCAGCCTCGCCTTCAGCGTCTACCTGCCCTGA
- a CDS encoding tripartite tricarboxylate transporter permease has protein sequence MPSLAMVLKCLPLSLRTAVIGVLVGALPGVGGDIAALMAYDHAKRTVKNPSRPFGQGAYEGLVAPETANSAAVGGAYVPMLTLGIPGDAVIAVIIGALVIHGLNPGPMLMVESPHIFWFTVGNLALANLFLLVFGLMGIRLFAKLVELPKAILIPLILVLCVVGTYSINSSMTEVYWMLGFGLLGYFLKAFGFQMGPVILGVILGPMMDNAWRQAMASVGNSLVELLGELVTNPVSLILTLGIALVLLGKSPARGWLKRRPPLTH, from the coding sequence GTGCCGTCGCTGGCCATGGTGCTGAAGTGCCTGCCGCTGTCGCTGCGCACCGCGGTGATTGGCGTGCTGGTCGGCGCCCTTCCCGGCGTCGGCGGCGACATCGCCGCGCTGATGGCCTACGACCACGCCAAGCGTACGGTGAAGAACCCCAGCCGGCCGTTCGGCCAGGGCGCCTACGAAGGCCTGGTGGCGCCGGAAACCGCCAACAGCGCGGCGGTCGGCGGCGCCTACGTGCCGATGCTGACCCTTGGCATCCCGGGCGATGCGGTGATCGCGGTGATCATTGGCGCGCTGGTGATCCATGGCCTCAACCCCGGCCCGATGCTGATGGTGGAAAGCCCGCACATCTTCTGGTTCACCGTGGGCAACCTGGCGCTGGCCAACCTCTTCCTGCTGGTGTTCGGCCTGATGGGCATCAGGCTGTTCGCCAAGCTGGTCGAGCTGCCCAAGGCCATCCTGATCCCGCTGATCCTGGTGCTCTGCGTGGTCGGCACCTACTCGATCAACAGCAGCATGACCGAGGTGTACTGGATGCTCGGCTTCGGCCTGCTCGGCTACTTCCTCAAGGCCTTCGGCTTCCAGATGGGCCCGGTGATCCTCGGCGTGATCCTCGGCCCGATGATGGACAACGCCTGGCGCCAGGCCATGGCCTCGGTCGGCAACAGCCTGGTCGAGCTGCTCGGCGAGCTCGTCACCAACCCGGTGTCGCTGATCCTGACCCTGGGCATCGCCCTGGTCCTGCTCGGCAAGAGCCCCGCCCGGGGTTGGCTGAAAAGACGTCCCCCCCTGACCCACTGA
- a CDS encoding tripartite tricarboxylate transporter substrate-binding protein: MLKKLLVGLTFAAGTAGFALAAHAAGYPERPIQAVIPWGAGGATDNVMRSLSPYAEKELGGKLILSNRPGGTAVIGTTYVLGQQPNGYTLLLGAENPQLYPVLGPFNYPYLRAVHMSL, translated from the coding sequence ATGCTCAAGAAACTGCTCGTCGGACTGACCTTCGCCGCCGGCACCGCCGGCTTCGCGCTGGCCGCCCATGCCGCCGGCTATCCCGAGCGCCCCATCCAGGCGGTGATCCCCTGGGGCGCCGGCGGCGCCACCGACAACGTGATGCGCAGCCTGTCGCCCTACGCGGAGAAGGAGCTGGGCGGCAAGCTGATCCTCAGCAACCGCCCGGGCGGCACCGCGGTGATCGGCACCACCTATGTCCTCGGCCAGCAGCCCAACGGCTACACCCTGCTGCTCGGCGCGGAGAACCCGCAGCTGTATCCGGTACTCGGCCCTTTCAATTACCCATATCTGCGAGCGGTCCATATGAGCTTGTGA
- a CDS encoding IS4 family transposase, with the protein MDRSVLADASWVEQELAGSTFRDERLGRRLRKLLLQMANAVGEPIPLACQDWANTKAAYRFLSNTAVDEARILAGHFQSTRIRAAAVDGPLLVLQDTTEFSYKRAHPEQIGTLTTIPGRKTDGRRPMHTLCGLLMHSSLVVTPEGLPLGLAAIRFWTRSKFRGVTALKRRINPTRVPIEHKESVRWLENLRDATALLGDPARLVHVGDRENDIYEFFCAARSAGTHFLVRTCVDRLAGSGKQTIADQMSEVAVQGLHDVLVEEGRKTTRAIVELRYRRIHVLPPIGKQKRYSAIDLTVIQARERGEPSGRPAIDWQLITDLPVTSPQEAIEKLDWYALRWKIESFHKILKSGCRAEEARLRTAERLVNLIALFCIIAWRLFWMAMLNRTEPEASPRIALTRDEIGLLDRMIDATGQPPPSRTLSDYLIHIARLGGYLARASDPPPGNVVLWRGWCRLMDIKLGALLVASRYG; encoded by the coding sequence ATGGACCGCTCTGTTTTGGCTGACGCCTCCTGGGTTGAACAGGAACTCGCCGGCTCGACGTTCCGGGACGAACGCCTTGGCCGGCGGCTGCGCAAGCTGCTGCTGCAAATGGCGAATGCCGTGGGAGAACCCATCCCGCTGGCCTGCCAGGACTGGGCGAATACCAAGGCGGCCTACCGCTTCCTTTCCAACACGGCGGTAGACGAGGCGCGGATTCTGGCCGGGCACTTCCAGTCGACGCGTATTCGCGCTGCTGCCGTCGACGGTCCCCTGCTGGTCCTTCAGGATACGACCGAGTTTTCGTACAAGCGGGCGCACCCCGAGCAGATCGGCACGCTTACCACCATCCCCGGCCGGAAAACCGATGGCCGCAGGCCCATGCATACGCTCTGTGGCCTGCTGATGCATTCCAGCCTGGTCGTCACGCCGGAGGGGCTCCCCCTGGGACTGGCCGCAATCCGCTTCTGGACACGCTCGAAGTTCAGGGGAGTGACGGCTCTCAAGCGCCGGATCAATCCGACCCGCGTGCCGATCGAGCACAAGGAGAGCGTCCGCTGGCTGGAAAACCTGCGCGATGCCACCGCGCTGCTCGGCGATCCGGCACGGCTGGTCCATGTCGGGGACCGGGAAAACGATATCTATGAGTTCTTCTGTGCGGCACGCTCTGCCGGTACCCATTTCCTTGTCAGGACCTGTGTCGACCGCCTGGCCGGCAGCGGCAAACAGACGATTGCCGACCAGATGAGCGAGGTTGCCGTCCAGGGACTTCATGACGTCCTGGTCGAAGAGGGCAGGAAAACCACCCGAGCCATCGTCGAGCTGCGTTATCGTCGTATCCACGTGCTACCGCCGATCGGCAAGCAGAAACGTTATTCGGCCATCGACCTGACCGTGATCCAGGCGCGGGAGCGTGGGGAGCCGAGCGGCAGGCCGGCCATCGATTGGCAGCTCATCACCGACTTGCCGGTCACCTCGCCGCAGGAGGCGATCGAGAAGCTTGACTGGTATGCCCTGCGTTGGAAGATCGAGTCGTTCCACAAGATCCTGAAATCCGGCTGCCGTGCGGAGGAAGCCAGGCTCAGGACGGCCGAGCGTCTGGTCAATCTCATAGCCTTGTTCTGCATCATTGCCTGGCGTCTGTTCTGGATGGCCATGCTCAACCGCACCGAGCCTGAGGCCTCTCCCCGCATTGCCTTGACCCGGGACGAAATTGGCCTGCTTGACCGGATGATCGACGCCACCGGCCAGCCTCCTCCATCGAGGACACTTTCCGACTACTTGATTCACATTGCGAGGCTTGGCGGCTATCTCGCCCGTGCCTCGGATCCGCCACCCGGCAATGTCGTTCTCTGGCGAGGCTGGTGCCGTCTCATGGACATCAAGCTGGGAGCACTACTCGTCGCTTCCCGCTATGGGTAA